From a region of the Fischerella sp. JS2 genome:
- a CDS encoding SRPBCC family protein: MTTFAIRKNLLINASPSVLFDALTKSDKIIQYFPLKEVVSTWEVGSEILFKGSHEGRDFIDYGKIEILSPNQKFQYTYWSDNHNTDRVPENYLTICYTLHEVDNRTNLELEHKNFKSEKMYFEMLNVWDFLLSNLKNFVEITILPYP; this comes from the coding sequence GTGACAACATTTGCAATTAGGAAAAATTTATTGATCAATGCATCGCCGAGTGTACTATTTGATGCATTGACGAAATCAGATAAGATTATTCAATATTTTCCTCTGAAAGAAGTCGTATCTACTTGGGAAGTCGGTAGTGAGATTCTTTTCAAGGGAAGTCATGAAGGGAGAGATTTTATTGATTACGGAAAAATTGAAATTTTATCGCCTAATCAGAAATTTCAGTATACTTATTGGAGCGATAACCACAATACAGATAGAGTACCAGAAAACTATTTAACTATTTGTTATACACTTCATGAAGTTGATAATAGAACGAATCTGGAACTAGAACACAAAAACTTTAAATCTGAAAAAATGTATTTTGAAATGCTTAATGTTTGGGATTTTCTATTATCGAACCTAAAAAATTTTGTTGAAATTACAATCCTCCCGTATCCTTAA